One Pseudomonas fluorescens genomic region harbors:
- a CDS encoding mechanosensitive ion channel family protein, whose amino-acid sequence MEIKQLWLNVQDLWGTLEEHPLLQSGLALMVLLVIALLLGRVARYLILHASRMLGRQPALHWINDFRHNKVFQRLAQMTPSLVIQFGLHLVPELSKNATNFLGNVALAFTILFMVLAISALLNALLDIYARTEHARTRSIKGYVQLAKMVLYVFGAIIIVATLIDRSPLLLLSGLGAMSAVILLVYKDTLLSFVASVQLTSNDMLRVGDWIEMPQVGADGDVVDITLHTVKVQNFDKTIVSIPTWRLMSESFKNWRGMQQSGGRRIKRSLFIDASGVRFIRDDEEEKLSQVHLLTDYMSRKKAELKAWNEAQGNVAAMSANRRRMTNIGTFRAYALAYLKSHPEIQPNMTCMVRQMQTTAQGIPLEIYCFTRTTVWADYERIQGDIFDYLLAVLPEFGLSLYQQPSGGDLRAGLLPAVLGSAHVPEPEKHLM is encoded by the coding sequence ATGGAAATAAAACAGCTCTGGCTCAACGTCCAGGACCTCTGGGGCACCCTCGAAGAACATCCGCTTTTACAATCGGGACTGGCGCTGATGGTGTTGCTGGTGATTGCGCTGTTGCTCGGACGAGTGGCGCGCTACCTGATTCTGCACGCCAGCCGCATGCTCGGCCGACAGCCGGCGCTGCACTGGATCAATGACTTTCGCCATAACAAGGTGTTTCAGCGCCTGGCGCAAATGACGCCGTCGCTGGTGATCCAGTTCGGCCTGCATCTGGTGCCGGAGCTCAGTAAAAACGCGACGAACTTTCTCGGCAACGTCGCGCTGGCGTTCACCATTCTGTTCATGGTGCTGGCGATCAGCGCCCTGCTCAACGCCTTGCTCGACATTTACGCACGCACCGAACATGCCCGCACGCGCTCGATCAAGGGCTACGTGCAGTTGGCGAAGATGGTTTTGTACGTGTTCGGCGCGATCATCATCGTCGCCACCCTGATCGATCGCTCACCGCTGTTGCTGCTCTCGGGTCTGGGTGCGATGTCGGCGGTGATTCTGTTGGTGTACAAGGACACGCTGCTGTCGTTCGTTGCCAGCGTGCAGTTGACCAGCAACGACATGCTGCGCGTCGGCGACTGGATCGAGATGCCGCAAGTTGGCGCCGACGGCGACGTGGTCGACATCACCTTGCACACTGTCAAGGTACAGAACTTCGACAAGACCATCGTCTCGATCCCGACCTGGCGGCTGATGTCGGAGTCTTTCAAGAACTGGCGTGGCATGCAGCAATCCGGTGGGCGGCGGATCAAGCGCAGCCTGTTCATCGATGCCAGCGGCGTGCGTTTTATCCGCGACGACGAAGAAGAAAAGCTCTCACAGGTGCACTTGCTGACTGACTACATGAGTCGCAAGAAGGCCGAACTCAAAGCCTGGAACGAAGCACAGGGCAACGTCGCGGCGATGTCGGCCAACCGCCGCCGGATGACCAACATCGGCACCTTCCGCGCCTACGCGCTGGCATATCTGAAGAGTCATCCGGAGATTCAGCCGAACATGACCTGCATGGTCCGGCAGATGCAGACCACCGCGCAGGGCATTCCGCTGGAGATCTACTGTTTCACCCGCACCACTGTGTGGGCCGACTACGAGCGGATTCAGGGGGATATTTTCGATTATCTGCTGGCGGTATTGCCGGAGTTTGGCTTAAGCCTTTATCAGCAGCCGAGTGGTGGGGACTTGCGCGCGGGGTTGCTGCCGGCGGTGTTGGGTTCGGCACATGTTCCGGAACCTGAAAAACACCTCATGTAA
- a CDS encoding DEAD/DEAH box helicase: MFSQFALHERLLKAVAELKFVEPTPVQAAAIPLALQGRDLRVTAQTGSGKTAAFVLPILNRLIGPAKVRVSIKTLILLPTRELAQQTLKEVERFSQFTFIKSGLITGGEDFKVQAAMLRKVPDILIGTPGRMIEQLNAGNLDLKEVEVLVLDEADRMLDMGFAEDVQRLVDECPNRQQTMLFSATTGGSGLRDMIAKVLNNPEHLQLNAVSQLNSTTRQQIITADHNQHKEQIVNWLLANETYQKAIIFTNTRAMADRIYGRLVAQEYKAFVLHGEKDQKDRKLAIDRLKQGGVKILVATDVAARGLDVDGLDMVINFDMPRSGDEYVHRIGRTGRAGNDGLAISLICHGDWNLMSSIERYLKQSFERRTIKEVKGTYGGPKKVKASGKAVGVKKKKTDAKGDKKKTAAKTPTKRKSVNRPKPDSLVSSDGMAPLKRRKPAEPAAE; encoded by the coding sequence GTGTTTTCCCAATTCGCCCTGCACGAACGCCTGCTCAAAGCCGTGGCCGAGCTGAAATTTGTCGAGCCAACGCCTGTGCAAGCCGCGGCCATCCCGCTGGCGCTCCAAGGGCGTGATCTGCGGGTGACGGCGCAAACCGGTAGTGGCAAAACCGCCGCTTTCGTTCTGCCAATCCTCAATCGTCTGATCGGCCCGGCCAAGGTTCGCGTCAGCATCAAGACCCTGATCCTGTTGCCGACCCGCGAGCTGGCCCAGCAAACCTTGAAAGAAGTTGAACGCTTCTCGCAGTTCACCTTCATCAAGTCCGGCCTGATCACCGGCGGTGAAGACTTCAAGGTGCAGGCCGCGATGCTGCGCAAAGTGCCGGACATCCTCATCGGCACCCCAGGGCGGATGATCGAGCAACTCAACGCCGGCAACCTCGATCTGAAAGAAGTCGAAGTGCTGGTGCTCGACGAAGCCGACCGCATGCTCGACATGGGTTTCGCCGAAGACGTGCAGCGTCTGGTCGACGAATGCCCGAACCGCCAGCAAACCATGCTGTTCTCCGCCACCACCGGCGGTTCCGGCCTGCGCGACATGATCGCCAAGGTCCTGAACAACCCAGAGCATTTGCAGCTCAACGCGGTCAGCCAGCTGAACTCGACGACCCGTCAGCAGATCATCACTGCTGACCACAATCAGCACAAAGAACAGATTGTGAATTGGCTGCTGGCCAACGAGACCTATCAGAAAGCGATCATCTTCACCAACACCCGCGCCATGGCCGACCGTATCTACGGCCGCCTTGTGGCTCAGGAATACAAAGCGTTCGTGCTGCACGGCGAGAAAGACCAGAAGGATCGCAAGCTGGCGATCGATCGTCTGAAGCAGGGCGGCGTGAAGATCCTCGTGGCGACCGACGTTGCGGCCCGTGGCCTGGACGTCGATGGGCTGGATATGGTGATCAACTTCGACATGCCACGCAGCGGCGACGAATATGTGCACCGCATCGGTCGTACTGGTCGTGCCGGCAACGATGGCCTGGCGATCTCGCTGATCTGTCATGGCGACTGGAACCTGATGTCGAGCATCGAGCGCTATCTGAAGCAGAGCTTCGAGCGCCGTACGATCAAGGAAGTCAAAGGCACCTACGGCGGGCCGAAAAAGGTCAAGGCCTCTGGCAAAGCCGTTGGCGTGAAGAAGAAAAAGACCGATGCCAAGGGCGACAAGAAGAAAACCGCTGCCAAGACGCCGACCAAGCGCAAGAGCGTCAACCGTCCAAAACCGGATTCTCTGGTCAGCAGCGACGGCATGGCCCCGCTGAAACGCCGCAAGCCAGCCGAGCCTGCGGCTGAGTAA
- a CDS encoding DUF899 domain-containing protein, whose product MNVANHPVVSREEWLAARQQHLAHEKAFTRERDRLSAERRALPWVKVDKDYHFQGPNGELQLKDLFGKHSQLIVYHFMFAEGWKEGCQGCSFLSDHIDGADLHLSHHDVAVVAVSHAPYNQFQPFKQRMGWKFDWVSSEGCDFNYDFGVCARAGDVAEGKATYNYEKTDSAEEEMPGLSVFYRNDQGQIFHTYSTYARGLDMLVGAYNFLDLTPKGRNEDEIMEWVRHHDRYDGATKSGCCHGD is encoded by the coding sequence ATGAACGTTGCAAACCATCCGGTTGTATCACGCGAAGAATGGCTCGCCGCCCGTCAGCAGCACCTGGCCCACGAAAAAGCCTTCACCCGCGAGCGTGATCGGCTGAGTGCCGAACGCCGTGCCTTGCCATGGGTAAAAGTCGACAAGGACTACCATTTTCAAGGGCCCAACGGCGAACTGCAGCTCAAAGACCTGTTCGGCAAGCACAGCCAGTTGATCGTTTACCATTTCATGTTCGCCGAAGGCTGGAAGGAAGGCTGCCAGGGCTGCTCATTTCTCAGCGACCACATCGACGGCGCCGATCTGCATCTGTCCCATCATGACGTCGCGGTGGTGGCGGTTTCCCACGCGCCGTACAACCAATTTCAGCCGTTCAAACAGCGCATGGGCTGGAAATTCGATTGGGTTTCGTCCGAGGGCTGCGACTTCAATTACGATTTCGGCGTCTGCGCCCGTGCGGGAGACGTTGCCGAGGGAAAGGCTACGTATAATTACGAAAAAACTGACAGCGCCGAGGAGGAAATGCCAGGGCTGAGTGTGTTTTATCGCAACGATCAAGGGCAGATTTTCCACACCTATTCAACCTATGCCCGAGGCCTGGACATGCTGGTCGGCGCTTACAACTTTCTGGATCTGACGCCCAAGGGCAGGAATGAGGACGAGATCATGGAATGGGTGCGGCATCATGATCGGTATGACGGCGCGACGAAATCGGGCTGCTGCCATGGCGATTGA
- a CDS encoding transcriptional regulator, whose product MTTYNWDFIERLLHEVQNSAGHSFAPRAYAEDYAAEKASAGEPIDNLDHLKTLACDYEKLLLERGFIEPRPDDQGSTGNNFILTPRGSSLLSLIDSSIPGNDHPRQVLDDQDDALDELTFDEVASKAQIA is encoded by the coding sequence ATGACGACTTATAACTGGGATTTCATTGAACGTTTGCTTCACGAAGTGCAGAACAGCGCCGGCCACAGCTTCGCGCCGCGCGCTTATGCCGAAGACTACGCGGCAGAGAAGGCCAGCGCTGGCGAGCCGATCGACAACCTCGATCACCTGAAAACGCTGGCCTGCGACTATGAGAAGCTCCTGCTGGAACGCGGATTCATTGAGCCACGTCCGGATGATCAGGGCAGTACCGGCAACAACTTCATTCTGACCCCGCGTGGGTCCAGCCTGTTGAGCCTGATCGACAGCAGCATTCCGGGCAATGACCATCCGCGTCAGGTGCTGGATGATCAAGACGATGCGCTGGATGAGCTGACGTTTGATGAAGTTGCGTCCAAAGCTCAAATCGCTTGA
- a CDS encoding DUF6279 family lipoprotein: MSRWFKHIAALLMFTLALGACSRVGLAYRNLDVIIPWSLGDYVDMNGEQKDWFNERLKEHLSWHCTTQLPGYLDWLDRLQAMVETNQVTDAGLQERTAEAKQAIAETAREITPSAIELLQGLDDKQVAEMNDAFAKDLRKRQQEYVKPPLAQQIKERGERMEKRLNDWLGPLSDTQKQRVVAWTSALGDQNTQWIANRAHWQQQFSAAVAQRKSPEFPQRIETLLVNRERLWTADYREAYAKTEAQARALFVDLMAESTPQQRERLLKKIEGVRKDFNDLKCLKAAQKP; the protein is encoded by the coding sequence ATGTCTCGCTGGTTCAAACACATTGCCGCCCTGTTGATGTTTACCCTCGCCCTCGGCGCATGCAGCCGCGTGGGCCTGGCCTACCGCAATCTCGACGTGATCATTCCATGGTCGCTTGGCGACTATGTGGACATGAACGGCGAGCAGAAGGACTGGTTCAATGAGCGGCTCAAAGAGCATCTGAGCTGGCATTGCACCACGCAGTTGCCCGGTTACCTGGATTGGCTGGACCGCTTGCAGGCCATGGTCGAGACCAATCAAGTCACCGACGCCGGGCTGCAGGAACGCACCGCCGAAGCCAAACAGGCGATCGCCGAAACCGCCCGTGAAATCACCCCGTCCGCTATCGAGCTGCTGCAAGGGCTGGACGATAAGCAGGTTGCGGAGATGAACGATGCGTTCGCCAAAGACCTGCGCAAACGCCAGCAGGAATACGTGAAACCGCCCTTGGCGCAGCAAATCAAGGAGCGTGGCGAACGCATGGAAAAACGGCTGAATGACTGGCTGGGGCCGTTGAGCGACACACAGAAACAACGCGTCGTCGCGTGGACCAGCGCCTTGGGCGACCAGAATACCCAGTGGATCGCCAATCGCGCGCATTGGCAGCAACAGTTCAGCGCCGCCGTCGCGCAGCGCAAAAGCCCCGAATTTCCCCAACGTATCGAGACGCTGCTGGTCAATCGTGAGCGGTTATGGACAGCGGACTACCGCGAGGCTTATGCCAAGACTGAAGCACAAGCCCGCGCGTTGTTTGTCGACTTGATGGCGGAAAGCACGCCGCAACAACGCGAGCGCTTGTTGAAAAAGATCGAGGGCGTGCGCAAGGACTTCAACGACCTCAAGTGCCTGAAGGCGGCGCAAAAACCTTGA
- a CDS encoding TorF family putative porin, with protein MRKTFCLLLVGLLAGPSAHAQIFQAELGDFDLKLGTTPSRSMAQGLVKPAAVGSFHGGLDLSHDSGLYVGQYAPSMGITPGKDLEIDSYVGFKQPFDQILGYEVGMIHYSYPSVETLDSQELFGGLTLLGSRFGVALSNDPDKQNNTLFADLGGNQPFGIGVSMKYTTHQLNTPVAVDGGYVSSFTDWSVQLSRPFMGVDLDLTYSNSSLSGSDCSAYSGHNSQCDGLVTLKAVRTFY; from the coding sequence ATGCGCAAAACATTCTGTTTATTACTCGTAGGCCTGCTGGCGGGCCCGAGTGCGCACGCGCAGATTTTCCAGGCTGAGTTGGGCGACTTCGACCTGAAACTCGGCACCACTCCCAGCCGCAGCATGGCCCAAGGCCTGGTCAAACCAGCGGCAGTCGGCTCCTTCCATGGCGGCCTCGATCTGAGCCACGACAGCGGCCTGTATGTCGGCCAGTACGCGCCGAGCATGGGCATCACGCCCGGCAAGGATCTTGAGATCGACTCCTACGTCGGTTTCAAACAGCCTTTCGATCAGATTCTCGGGTACGAAGTCGGCATGATTCACTACAGCTATCCCAGCGTGGAGACCCTCGACAGCCAAGAGCTGTTCGGTGGCCTGACCCTGCTCGGCAGCCGTTTCGGCGTCGCGTTGAGCAACGACCCGGATAAACAAAACAACACTTTGTTTGCCGACCTCGGTGGCAATCAGCCCTTCGGCATCGGCGTGAGCATGAAATACACCACGCACCAGTTGAATACACCCGTGGCGGTAGACGGCGGATATGTCAGCAGTTTCACTGATTGGTCGGTGCAACTGTCCCGACCGTTCATGGGCGTTGATCTGGATCTGACTTACAGTAATTCCAGCCTTAGCGGCAGCGATTGTTCGGCGTACTCCGGCCACAACAGCCAATGCGACGGCCTCGTCACGCTCAAGGCTGTGCGCACTTTCTACTGA
- a CDS encoding S1 RNA-binding domain-containing protein translates to MALVGRYNSLQVVKHTNFGLYLDGGADGEILLPNRYIPKDIPSEDEDWLNVFVYLDSEDKLLATTEKPKVQVGEFASLKVVEVNSIGVFLDWGLPKDLLLPYSEEKRQMTAGEYCVVHVYLDKHTRRITATARLDRYLDKTPATYSQGQEVDLLVAEATDMGFKAIINNKHWGLIHKNEIFKFMRSGMREKGFIKEVRADGKISLSLQPVGQEAASSLNSKILAKLRENDGTLPVSDKSDPALISSLFGVSKGNFKKAIGALYKEGKLVIHADRIELT, encoded by the coding sequence ATGGCTTTAGTCGGGCGCTACAACAGTTTGCAAGTGGTTAAACACACTAACTTCGGTTTATATCTGGATGGCGGTGCCGATGGCGAGATTTTATTGCCCAACCGTTATATTCCCAAAGATATTCCCAGCGAAGATGAAGACTGGCTCAACGTATTTGTTTATCTGGATAGCGAAGACAAACTTCTCGCTACCACCGAAAAACCGAAAGTTCAGGTCGGCGAATTCGCCAGTCTGAAAGTTGTGGAAGTCAACAGCATCGGTGTGTTTCTCGATTGGGGTCTGCCCAAGGATCTGTTGTTGCCGTACTCGGAAGAGAAGCGGCAGATGACTGCCGGCGAGTACTGCGTGGTGCACGTCTATCTCGACAAGCACACGCGGCGCATCACCGCCACCGCGCGTCTGGATCGCTACCTCGACAAAACCCCGGCGACGTACAGCCAGGGCCAGGAAGTTGATCTGCTGGTGGCTGAAGCGACCGACATGGGCTTCAAGGCCATTATCAACAACAAGCACTGGGGCTTGATCCACAAGAATGAAATCTTCAAGTTCATGCGTTCCGGCATGCGCGAAAAAGGTTTCATCAAGGAAGTGCGCGCCGATGGCAAGATCAGCCTGAGCCTGCAACCGGTGGGTCAGGAAGCGGCCAGCAGCCTCAACTCGAAGATCCTCGCCAAGTTGCGCGAGAATGACGGCACCCTGCCGGTCAGCGACAAGAGCGATCCGGCGCTGATCAGCAGCCTGTTCGGTGTCAGCAAGGGCAATTTCAAGAAAGCCATTGGTGCGCTGTACAAGGAAGGCAAGCT